In one Bradyrhizobium cosmicum genomic region, the following are encoded:
- a CDS encoding phytanoyl-CoA dioxygenase family protein: MKLSQEQLEFFHREGWLFLPELFSQEEVDFLAREAVGIYDANRPEVWREKSGAPRTAFAAHLYNEAFGILGAHPRMIEPVEQLFGEPVYMHQFKINAKSAFTGDVWQWHQDYGTWKRDDGMPEPRAMNIAIFLDEVMPINGPLMLVPQSQNAGDLKASHDLATTSYPLWTLDEETVTRLVKQGGIVAPTGKPGGMLMFHGNLVHGSAGNITPYPRKIVYLTLNAVSNYIRTPTRPEYIAHRDFAPIKTVDDDALVRLARAPRQAAE, encoded by the coding sequence ATGAAACTGTCTCAGGAGCAACTGGAATTCTTCCACCGCGAGGGCTGGCTGTTTCTGCCCGAGCTGTTCAGCCAGGAGGAAGTCGATTTCCTCGCCCGCGAGGCGGTCGGCATTTACGACGCCAACCGGCCCGAGGTCTGGCGCGAGAAGAGCGGCGCGCCGCGCACGGCCTTTGCCGCGCATCTCTACAACGAGGCCTTCGGGATCCTCGGTGCGCATCCGCGCATGATCGAGCCGGTCGAGCAGCTGTTCGGCGAGCCGGTCTACATGCACCAGTTCAAGATCAACGCGAAATCGGCCTTCACCGGCGACGTCTGGCAGTGGCACCAGGATTACGGCACCTGGAAGCGCGACGACGGCATGCCGGAGCCGCGCGCGATGAACATCGCGATCTTCCTCGACGAGGTGATGCCGATCAACGGCCCGCTGATGCTGGTGCCGCAGAGCCAGAACGCCGGCGATCTCAAGGCCTCGCATGACCTCGCCACCACCTCCTATCCGTTATGGACGCTGGATGAGGAGACCGTGACGCGGCTGGTCAAGCAGGGTGGCATCGTCGCGCCGACCGGCAAGCCCGGCGGCATGCTGATGTTCCATGGCAATCTCGTGCATGGCTCGGCGGGCAACATCACGCCCTACCCGCGCAAGATCGTGTACCTGACGCTGAACGCGGTCTCGAACTACATCCGCACCCCGACGCGGCCGGAGTACATCGCCCATCGCGACTTCGCGCCGATCAAGACGGTGGATGATGATGCGCTGGTGCGGCTGGCACGTGCGCCGCGGCAGGCGGCGGAGTAG
- a CDS encoding TRAP transporter substrate-binding protein, translating to MKRRDFLKVTGAGLAASTAVAAPAIAQSSPEVRWRYATSWPKSLDTLYGGCEYFTKKVAEITDNKFQIQPFAAGEIVPGLQVLDAVSNGTVEMGNTALYYYWGKNPAFTFATALPFGLNTRQQISWLLWGGGQELVNDLLKEHNCYGIPTGSTGAQMGGWFRKEIKTLDDIKGLKFRIGGFAGTIMAKLGAVPQQIAGGDIYPALEKGTIDAAEWVGPYDDEKLGFVKVAKYYYYPGWWEGTSQGHNIINLDKWNTLPKHYQAAVDAASRDTFTWITGKYDALNAPALKRLLVAGATLKAFPQDVLEACYAAANETYAELSKTNPHFGKMYASLSAYRAEALPWFQVAELSFDSFMMRMRTKT from the coding sequence ATGAAACGTCGTGATTTTCTGAAGGTAACGGGCGCCGGCCTGGCCGCGAGCACAGCCGTGGCTGCGCCCGCGATTGCGCAGTCGTCGCCCGAGGTCAGGTGGCGCTATGCCACGAGCTGGCCGAAGTCGCTCGACACGCTCTACGGCGGCTGCGAATATTTCACCAAGAAGGTCGCCGAGATCACCGACAACAAATTCCAGATCCAGCCCTTCGCCGCCGGCGAGATCGTCCCGGGCTTGCAGGTCCTGGATGCAGTCTCGAACGGCACCGTCGAGATGGGCAACACCGCGCTCTATTACTACTGGGGCAAGAACCCCGCTTTCACTTTCGCCACCGCGCTCCCGTTCGGATTGAACACGCGCCAGCAGATCTCGTGGCTGCTGTGGGGCGGCGGGCAGGAGCTCGTCAACGATCTCCTGAAGGAGCACAATTGCTACGGCATCCCGACCGGCTCCACCGGCGCCCAGATGGGCGGCTGGTTTCGGAAGGAAATCAAGACGCTCGACGACATCAAGGGCCTGAAATTCCGCATTGGCGGATTTGCCGGCACGATCATGGCCAAGCTCGGCGCGGTGCCGCAGCAAATTGCCGGCGGCGACATCTATCCGGCGCTCGAAAAAGGCACGATCGACGCCGCCGAATGGGTCGGTCCCTACGACGACGAGAAGCTCGGCTTCGTCAAGGTCGCGAAGTACTACTACTATCCCGGCTGGTGGGAAGGCACGAGCCAGGGCCACAACATCATCAACCTCGACAAGTGGAATACGCTGCCGAAGCACTATCAGGCGGCGGTCGATGCGGCCTCGCGCGATACCTTTACGTGGATCACCGGCAAGTACGACGCGTTGAACGCGCCGGCACTGAAGCGGCTCCTGGTCGCCGGCGCGACGTTGAAGGCGTTCCCGCAGGACGTCCTCGAAGCCTGCTACGCGGCCGCCAACGAGACCTATGCCGAACTGTCCAAGACCAACCCGCATTTCGGCAAGATGTATGCGAGCCTGTCCGCCTATCGCGCGGAGGCACTGCCGTGGTTCCAGGTTGCGGAGCTCAGCTTCGACAGCTTCATGATGCGGATGCGGACCAAGACGTGA
- a CDS encoding methylated-DNA--[protein]-cysteine S-methyltransferase, producing the protein MTNQHFALFDTRIGLCAIAWGPRGINGTQLPMGGEDKIRTRISQRHADATEAEPTAEVREAIDRIVKLLAGEPDDLTDIPLDLDGVPDFNRGVYEIARAIPPGKTLTYGDIAKRLGGVQLSRDVGQALGHNPCPIVVPCHRVLAAGNKPGGFSANGGVVTKLKMLEIEGALVNHTPSLFD; encoded by the coding sequence ATGACCAACCAGCATTTTGCCCTGTTCGACACTAGGATCGGTCTCTGTGCCATCGCGTGGGGTCCGCGCGGCATCAACGGCACGCAGCTGCCAATGGGTGGTGAGGACAAGATCCGCACCCGCATCAGCCAGCGCCATGCCGACGCCACCGAAGCCGAGCCGACCGCCGAGGTGCGAGAGGCGATTGACCGCATCGTCAAGCTGCTCGCGGGCGAGCCGGACGACCTCACCGACATCCCGCTCGATCTCGACGGCGTGCCCGACTTCAACCGCGGCGTCTACGAGATCGCCCGCGCCATCCCGCCCGGCAAGACCCTCACCTATGGCGACATCGCCAAGCGCCTCGGCGGCGTTCAGCTGTCGCGCGATGTCGGCCAGGCGCTCGGGCACAACCCGTGTCCGATTGTCGTACCCTGCCATCGCGTGCTGGCGGCCGGCAACAAGCCCGGCGGCTTCTCGGCCAATGGCGGCGTGGTGACGAAGCTGAAGATGCTGGAGATCGAAGGCGCGCTGGTGAACCACACGCCGAGCCTGTTTGATTGA
- a CDS encoding NAD(P)H-dependent oxidoreductase translates to MNLFRLLQARASAGKPVRVALIGAGKFGSMFLAQVPHTPGLEVPVIVDLDRDRAREACRTVGWSAERIAATTFTDDGARAIAGGAMDVVVEATGNPAVGIRHARAAIAAGKHVVMVNVEADVLAGPLLAEEARNAGVVYSLAYGDQPALTAEMVDWARATGFRVVAAGKGTKYLPAYHDVTPDGVWQHYGLTAGEAQSAGMNPQMFNSFLDGTKSAIEMAAIANACGLDVPSEGLLFPPCGVDDLPHIMRPRSRGGVLERSGVVEVVSSLERDGRPVFRDLRWGVYVVLEAPNDYAADCFRQYGLKTDGSGRFAAMYKPYHLIGLELNISILSAALRGEPTGQPYGFRGDVASVAKRNLRAGEMLDGEGGYTVWGKLVPAAASLKASALPIGLAHRLKLKHDVAHGEIVRWSDVEFDANNETIRTRKAMEAAFAKG, encoded by the coding sequence ATGAACCTCTTCCGCCTCCTCCAGGCCCGCGCGTCCGCTGGCAAGCCCGTTCGGGTCGCGCTGATCGGCGCCGGCAAATTCGGCTCGATGTTTCTGGCGCAGGTGCCGCATACGCCCGGGCTGGAGGTGCCTGTTATCGTCGACCTCGACCGCGACCGTGCGCGCGAGGCCTGCCGCACCGTGGGGTGGAGCGCCGAGCGGATCGCGGCGACCACCTTCACCGATGACGGCGCACGCGCCATTGCCGGCGGGGCGATGGATGTCGTGGTGGAAGCGACCGGCAATCCCGCCGTCGGCATCAGGCACGCACGCGCGGCAATCGCTGCGGGCAAGCATGTCGTGATGGTCAATGTCGAGGCCGACGTGCTGGCCGGCCCGCTGCTCGCCGAGGAAGCACGCAATGCGGGCGTGGTCTATTCGCTCGCCTATGGCGACCAGCCGGCGCTGACCGCCGAGATGGTCGACTGGGCCCGCGCCACCGGTTTTCGCGTGGTCGCCGCCGGCAAGGGCACGAAATATCTGCCGGCCTATCATGACGTGACGCCCGACGGCGTCTGGCAGCATTACGGGCTCACGGCGGGCGAAGCGCAATCGGCCGGCATGAATCCGCAGATGTTCAACTCCTTCCTCGACGGCACCAAATCGGCGATCGAGATGGCCGCGATCGCGAACGCCTGCGGGCTCGACGTCCCCTCGGAAGGATTGTTGTTTCCGCCCTGCGGCGTCGACGACCTCCCGCACATCATGCGGCCGCGCTCACGCGGCGGCGTGCTGGAGCGTTCGGGCGTCGTGGAGGTGGTGTCGTCGCTCGAACGCGACGGCCGGCCGGTGTTTCGCGATCTCCGCTGGGGCGTCTATGTCGTGCTGGAGGCGCCGAACGACTACGCCGCGGACTGCTTCCGGCAATACGGGTTGAAGACCGACGGCAGCGGACGTTTTGCCGCGATGTACAAGCCCTATCACCTGATCGGGCTCGAGCTGAACATCTCGATCCTGTCGGCCGCACTGCGCGGCGAGCCGACCGGGCAGCCCTACGGCTTCCGCGGCGACGTCGCCTCCGTGGCCAAGCGCAACTTACGGGCCGGCGAGATGCTGGACGGCGAAGGCGGCTACACGGTGTGGGGCAAGCTGGTGCCGGCGGCCGCGAGCCTGAAGGCAAGCGCCCTGCCGATTGGCCTCGCCCATCGGCTGAAGCTGAAGCACGACGTCGCCCATGGCGAGATCGTGCGCTGGAGCGACGTCGAGTTCGACGCGAACAACGAGACGATCAGGACGCGAAAGGCGATGGAAGCGGCGTTCGCGAAGGGGTGA
- a CDS encoding TRAP transporter substrate-binding protein produces the protein MKRREFLKVTGAGLAASTAVAAPAIAQSSPEVRWRLAASWPKALDTLYGGCEYFCKRVAEATDNKFQIQPFASGEIVPGLQVLDAVSNGTVEMGNTALYYYWGKNPAFTFGTSLPFGLNTRAHISWLLFGGGTEMLNDLLKEHNTIGIPTGSTGAQMGGWFRKEIKSMEDFRGLKFRVGGFAGTIIAKVGGVPQQIAGGDIYPALEKGTIDAAEWVGPYDDEKLGFVKVAKYYYYPGWWEGTGQGHNIMNLDKWNTLPKHYQSVIEMASRDTFTWVTGKYDYVNPPALKRLLVAGAILKPFPQEVLEACYNAANEIYADLNKTNPHFHKMYTSLSAFRNESLAWMQVAELSYDSFMMRMRTRT, from the coding sequence ATGAAACGTCGTGAATTCCTGAAAGTGACAGGCGCCGGGCTCGCGGCGAGCACCGCGGTGGCCGCACCGGCCATTGCGCAATCTTCGCCGGAAGTGAGATGGCGCCTCGCCGCCAGCTGGCCGAAGGCGCTCGATACGCTCTATGGCGGCTGCGAATATTTCTGCAAACGCGTCGCGGAGGCGACCGACAACAAATTCCAGATCCAGCCGTTTGCGTCCGGAGAAATCGTGCCCGGCCTGCAGGTGCTGGATGCCGTCTCGAACGGCACCGTCGAGATGGGCAACACGGCGCTGTACTATTACTGGGGCAAGAACCCCGCCTTCACCTTCGGCACGTCGCTGCCGTTCGGATTGAACACGCGGGCGCATATCTCCTGGCTGCTGTTCGGCGGCGGCACGGAGATGCTCAACGACCTCTTGAAGGAGCACAACACTATCGGCATTCCGACCGGTTCGACCGGCGCCCAGATGGGCGGCTGGTTCCGGAAGGAGATCAAGTCGATGGAGGATTTCAGGGGATTGAAATTCCGCGTCGGCGGCTTCGCCGGCACGATCATCGCCAAGGTCGGCGGCGTGCCGCAGCAGATCGCCGGCGGCGACATCTATCCGGCGCTGGAGAAGGGCACGATCGACGCGGCCGAATGGGTCGGCCCGTATGACGACGAGAAGCTCGGCTTCGTGAAGGTCGCCAAATATTACTATTATCCGGGCTGGTGGGAAGGCACCGGCCAGGGCCACAACATCATGAATCTCGACAAGTGGAATACGCTGCCGAAGCACTATCAGTCGGTGATCGAGATGGCCTCGCGCGATACCTTTACATGGGTCACCGGCAAATACGACTACGTCAACCCGCCGGCGCTGAAGCGCCTGCTGGTGGCCGGCGCGATCCTGAAGCCGTTCCCGCAGGAGGTGCTGGAAGCCTGCTACAACGCCGCGAACGAGATCTACGCCGATCTCAACAAGACCAACCCGCACTTCCACAAGATGTACACGAGCCTGTCGGCATTCCGGAACGAGTCGCTCGCCTGGATGCAGGTCGCCGAGCTCAGCTACGACAGCTTCATGATGCGGATGCGGACAAGGACCTGA
- a CDS encoding GntR family transcriptional regulator, with amino-acid sequence MIPLDPLPNLIDQVYARILEAISDRTLQPGQRIRQNELADRLGVSRQPVSHALHLLHRQGLVAESGKRGFEVTQLDPSRIRQLYEVRGAIDALAARLAATRAASDAAGRARLDAALAAGRGIDRNTSLGELITLDVDFHRAIYQLAGNPVIEETISPQWPHMRRSMATVLSELDYRGSAWAEHATIAAHILSGDAKAAERAALAHAQTAGRMTEERLRATDEAAA; translated from the coding sequence GTGATCCCTCTCGACCCGCTCCCGAACCTGATCGACCAGGTCTATGCCCGGATCCTTGAGGCGATCTCCGACCGCACGCTGCAACCCGGCCAGCGCATCCGGCAGAACGAGCTCGCCGACAGGCTCGGCGTGTCCCGCCAGCCGGTGTCGCATGCGCTGCATCTGCTGCACCGGCAGGGGCTCGTCGCCGAGAGCGGCAAGCGCGGCTTTGAAGTCACCCAGCTCGACCCCTCGCGCATCCGCCAGCTCTACGAGGTGCGCGGCGCGATCGACGCGCTCGCAGCGCGGCTCGCAGCGACGCGGGCCGCCAGCGACGCGGCGGGACGCGCGCGACTGGACGCGGCGCTCGCCGCCGGGCGCGGCATCGACCGCAACACCTCGCTCGGCGAGCTCATCACGCTCGACGTCGATTTTCATCGCGCGATCTACCAGCTCGCCGGCAATCCCGTGATCGAGGAGACGATATCGCCGCAATGGCCGCATATGCGCCGCTCGATGGCGACAGTACTCTCCGAGCTCGACTATCGCGGCAGCGCCTGGGCCGAACATGCCACGATTGCCGCACACATTCTCAGCGGCGACGCCAAGGCGGCCGAACGCGCGGCGCTGGCGCATGCGCAGACGGCGGGACGGATGACTGAGGAGAGATTGAGGGCGACGGACGAGGCGGCGGCGTAG
- a CDS encoding alpha/beta fold hydrolase, giving the protein MQSLHVNGYDMPYLDVGEDRGRAPLFCVHGSLNDFRVWGCVLGPLTQRHRMIVVSLRHFFPARWDGVGDTYSIAQHVQDVIAFIEKLDLGPVDLMGHSRGGHICFRVAQQRPDLLRRLILAEPGGELDASLDPDYVGGPSPLLARFTASAEKIAAGDVDGGLAVFVDTLEGAGTWPRLPAMVKQNLRDNATTLIGQVRDNRPPFSKTDAEAIRMPTLFILGARTKGLLPKVLHALAAHVPYSKTAIIPNATHPMFEQAPQKYSEVVMDFLAS; this is encoded by the coding sequence ATGCAAAGCCTCCACGTCAACGGATACGACATGCCCTATCTCGACGTGGGCGAAGACCGCGGCCGTGCGCCGCTGTTCTGTGTGCACGGCTCGCTCAACGACTTCCGCGTCTGGGGCTGCGTGCTCGGGCCGCTGACGCAGCGGCACCGGATGATCGTCGTCAGCTTGCGGCACTTCTTCCCGGCACGCTGGGACGGTGTTGGCGACACCTATTCGATCGCCCAGCATGTCCAGGACGTCATCGCTTTCATCGAAAAGCTCGACCTCGGGCCGGTCGACCTGATGGGCCATTCGCGGGGCGGACACATCTGCTTCCGCGTCGCACAGCAGCGCCCCGACCTGTTGCGGCGGCTGATCCTGGCCGAGCCCGGCGGTGAGCTCGATGCGAGCCTCGATCCGGATTACGTCGGCGGCCCTTCGCCGCTGCTGGCGCGCTTCACGGCGTCGGCGGAGAAGATCGCAGCCGGTGATGTCGACGGCGGCCTTGCGGTGTTCGTCGACACGCTGGAAGGGGCCGGCACCTGGCCGCGGCTGCCGGCGATGGTGAAGCAGAACCTCCGCGACAACGCCACCACGCTGATCGGCCAGGTCCGTGACAACCGCCCGCCGTTTTCGAAGACGGATGCGGAGGCGATCAGGATGCCGACGCTGTTCATCCTGGGCGCACGGACCAAGGGCCTGCTGCCGAAGGTGCTGCATGCGCTCGCGGCGCATGTGCCCTATTCGAAGACGGCGATCATCCCGAACGCGACGCACCCGATGTTCGAGCAGGCGCCGCAGAAATACTCCGAAGTCGTGATGGACTTTCTGGCGAGCTGA
- a CDS encoding acyl-CoA synthetase, with product MTHPSIYARTTPDKIAYQMAGTGKAITYRELDELSNQGAHLFRSLGLKAGDHIALLMENRLAFMEICWAAQRSGLYYTAISRYLKQDEIDYIIADCGAKVVITTPKCADQIKGLIEGAQGGPIFYMMDEPLPGFRSYDKEAAAQPTTPIADEVAGYDMLYSSGTTGRPKGVKKAFEGKTIDAPNPLLRVLCADMCGMNADSIYLSPAPLYHAAPLRFNMMATVLGGTSIIMEHFDAEEFLKLVEKYKVTQSQLVPTMFVRMLKLPDEVRARYNVSTLKGAIHAAAPCPVDVKAKMIKWWGPILIEYYAGSEGNGVTVCSSQQWLEHRGSVGRAVVGTIKILDENDEEQPVGEIGTVYFADAPAFTYHNDPEKTKKAYNAKGWSTLGDVGYLDKDGFLFLTDRKSYMIISGGVNIYPQETEDVLITHPEIADVAVFGVPNEEMGEEVKAVVQPHDMTRAGKALEADLIAYCRTRLSAIKCPRSIDFEAELPRTPTGKLVKRHLRDKYWPKATAKI from the coding sequence ATGACCCATCCCTCCATCTACGCCCGCACCACCCCCGACAAGATCGCCTACCAGATGGCCGGGACCGGCAAGGCAATCACCTATCGAGAGCTCGATGAACTCTCGAACCAGGGCGCACACCTGTTCCGCTCGCTGGGCCTGAAGGCCGGCGACCACATCGCGCTGTTGATGGAGAATCGGCTCGCCTTTATGGAGATCTGCTGGGCAGCACAACGCAGCGGGCTCTATTACACCGCGATCAGCCGCTATTTGAAGCAGGACGAGATCGACTACATCATAGCCGATTGCGGCGCCAAGGTCGTGATCACCACACCGAAATGCGCCGACCAGATCAAGGGACTGATCGAGGGTGCGCAGGGCGGGCCCATCTTCTACATGATGGACGAGCCACTGCCCGGCTTCAGGTCCTACGACAAGGAAGCAGCTGCGCAGCCGACGACGCCGATCGCGGACGAGGTCGCAGGCTACGACATGCTGTATTCGTCCGGCACCACCGGCCGGCCCAAGGGCGTCAAGAAGGCATTCGAAGGCAAGACGATCGACGCGCCGAACCCGCTCCTGCGCGTGCTGTGCGCCGACATGTGCGGCATGAACGCGGACAGCATCTATCTGTCGCCGGCGCCGCTCTATCACGCAGCTCCGCTGCGGTTCAACATGATGGCGACCGTGCTGGGCGGCACCTCCATCATCATGGAGCATTTCGACGCAGAAGAGTTCTTGAAGCTGGTCGAGAAATACAAGGTCACGCAGTCCCAGCTGGTGCCGACTATGTTCGTGCGCATGCTGAAGCTGCCGGACGAGGTCCGCGCCAGGTACAACGTCTCGACGCTGAAGGGCGCGATCCACGCCGCGGCACCCTGCCCGGTCGACGTCAAGGCCAAGATGATCAAATGGTGGGGGCCGATCCTGATCGAGTACTATGCGGGCTCGGAAGGCAACGGCGTCACCGTCTGCAGTTCGCAGCAATGGCTGGAGCATCGCGGCAGTGTCGGCCGCGCCGTGGTCGGCACGATCAAGATTCTGGACGAGAACGACGAAGAGCAACCCGTCGGCGAGATCGGCACGGTCTACTTTGCCGATGCCCCGGCGTTCACCTACCACAACGATCCCGAGAAGACGAAGAAGGCCTACAACGCCAAGGGCTGGTCGACGCTCGGCGACGTCGGCTATCTCGACAAGGACGGCTTCCTGTTCCTCACCGACCGCAAATCCTACATGATCATCTCGGGCGGGGTGAACATCTACCCCCAGGAGACCGAGGACGTCCTCATCACCCACCCGGAGATCGCCGACGTCGCCGTGTTCGGCGTACCGAACGAAGAGATGGGCGAAGAGGTGAAGGCGGTGGTGCAGCCGCACGACATGACGCGCGCCGGCAAGGCGCTCGAGGCCGACCTGATCGCTTACTGCAGGACACGGCTTTCGGCGATCAAATGCCCGCGCTCGATCGACTTCGAAGCCGAGCTGCCGCGCACGCCAACGGGGAAGCTGGTGAAGCGGCATCTGCGCGATAAATACTGGCCGAAGGCGACCGCGAAGATCTAG
- a CDS encoding alpha/beta fold hydrolase, translated as MQTFRVNGYDMAYLEVGGGPPLVCVHGTLGDFRTWYSVLGPLSKSHRVISVSLRHFFPEHWDAIGDDYKMAQHVADTIAFIEQVTPGPVDLMGHSRGGHIAFRVAQARPDLLRKLVLAEPGGDLDSSLPVPEGTPAHPPLAARTARSVEMIRAGDLEGALQNFYEGIEGDGSWRRVPAAAKEQLRDNALTFLGQINEQRRPYTLADAQAIRTPTLLIGGGATTGSLSVMWRVLAGHIAGARTAVIENAGHWMFEQAPPEFGAVVDAFLAE; from the coding sequence ATGCAGACATTTCGCGTCAACGGTTACGACATGGCCTATCTCGAAGTCGGCGGGGGTCCGCCGCTGGTCTGCGTGCACGGCACGCTCGGGGATTTCCGCACCTGGTATTCGGTGCTCGGCCCGCTGTCGAAGAGCCATCGCGTGATCTCGGTCAGCCTCCGGCATTTCTTTCCCGAGCATTGGGACGCCATCGGCGACGACTACAAGATGGCGCAGCACGTCGCTGACACCATCGCCTTCATCGAGCAGGTCACCCCCGGCCCGGTCGACCTGATGGGCCATTCGCGCGGCGGCCACATCGCCTTTCGCGTGGCGCAGGCGCGACCGGATCTGCTGCGCAAGCTGGTGCTGGCCGAGCCGGGCGGCGATCTCGATTCCAGCCTGCCGGTGCCGGAGGGTACGCCCGCGCATCCACCGCTCGCCGCGCGCACGGCGCGCTCGGTCGAGATGATCCGCGCCGGCGACCTCGAGGGTGCGCTGCAGAACTTCTACGAGGGCATCGAAGGCGACGGCTCATGGCGGCGGGTGCCGGCGGCAGCCAAGGAGCAATTGCGCGACAATGCGCTGACCTTCCTCGGCCAGATCAACGAGCAGCGCAGGCCCTACACGCTCGCCGATGCGCAGGCGATCAGGACACCGACGCTGCTGATCGGCGGCGGCGCGACCACCGGCAGCCTGTCGGTGATGTGGCGCGTGCTGGCCGGCCACATCGCCGGCGCCAGGACGGCGGTGATCGAGAATGCCGGTCACTGGATGTTCGAGCAGGCGCCGCCGGAGTTCGGCGCAGTGGTGGACGCGTTTCTGGCGGAGTAG